One region of Agrobacterium tumefaciens genomic DNA includes:
- a CDS encoding 2Fe-2S iron-sulfur cluster-binding protein — MTTRLDPRFRPFEVKRKVRESATITSFYLTPVDPADWCTFEAGQFLTIQIPHPEGKEPLVRNYTVSSGPNEIGVYRITVKREAALAPDMADGLVSCWLHDAVEEGAVIHIDRPRGAFKLDKASQRPVILLSGGVGLTPTISMLKVLVAESDRPVWFVHACDGAATHALREEVRVLAEQRSNVHIHYCYRFPTDEDAKAGLFHSAGFITRETLQSFLPLDDYEVYMCGPPPFMQAMYDLLLSLGLEKSKIAYEFFGPASLLSPSQPKKEANLSLTVAPVASEPEYSGIEIVLGKSNARFEWDSASESILSFLESRGIEPAFSCRAGVCGSCVQNLVSGDVEYVEEPLDDVPSGQILLCCSKPVSSVVLDL; from the coding sequence ATGACGACCCGCCTGGATCCACGTTTTCGCCCGTTCGAGGTAAAGCGCAAGGTGCGCGAGAGTGCCACGATCACGTCATTTTACCTCACGCCTGTCGATCCTGCGGATTGGTGTACTTTTGAGGCGGGCCAGTTTCTGACGATCCAGATACCGCATCCCGAAGGCAAAGAACCGCTTGTCCGGAATTACACGGTTTCGTCAGGACCAAATGAGATCGGAGTCTATCGTATTACCGTGAAACGGGAGGCCGCTTTAGCGCCCGATATGGCCGATGGTCTTGTTTCGTGCTGGCTCCATGACGCCGTAGAAGAGGGTGCGGTCATCCATATTGACAGGCCGCGTGGTGCCTTCAAACTCGACAAGGCCAGTCAGCGACCGGTTATTCTCTTGTCCGGTGGCGTCGGGCTGACACCTACGATATCCATGTTGAAGGTCTTGGTTGCGGAAAGCGATCGGCCCGTCTGGTTCGTCCATGCCTGCGACGGGGCTGCTACCCATGCGCTGCGTGAAGAAGTACGGGTGCTCGCTGAACAGCGCAGCAACGTCCATATTCATTACTGTTATCGTTTTCCGACCGACGAGGATGCTAAAGCCGGGCTGTTCCATTCCGCCGGTTTCATCACGCGGGAGACCTTGCAGTCGTTTCTGCCGCTGGACGATTACGAAGTCTATATGTGCGGACCACCGCCGTTCATGCAGGCGATGTATGACCTGCTCCTCTCCCTCGGCTTGGAGAAAAGCAAGATTGCCTACGAGTTTTTCGGGCCTGCCTCCCTGCTTTCGCCATCGCAGCCGAAGAAGGAAGCAAACCTCAGCCTCACTGTTGCTCCGGTGGCGTCAGAGCCTGAGTACTCCGGCATCGAGATCGTTCTTGGAAAGTCAAATGCCAGATTCGAGTGGGATTCAGCCTCGGAATCCATCCTGAGCTTTCTGGAGAGCCGGGGTATTGAGCCAGCATTCTCCTGTCGCGCGGGTGTCTGCGGCAGCTGTGTCCAAAACCTTGTGTCCGGCGACGTTGAATATGTGGAAGAGCCGCTGGATGACGTGCCGTCCGGGCAGATTCTCCTCTGTTGTTCCAAGCCCGTGAGTTCAGTCGTACTCGACCTCTGA
- a CDS encoding phosphoribosylaminoimidazolesuccinocarboxamide synthase codes for MRILDEAVIPELPNYYRGKVRENYDLPDGNRIIISTDRLSAFDRILTCVPYKGQVLTQTARYWFEQTKDICPNHVVSYPDPNVVIGKRLEILPVEVVVRGYLAGTTGTSILTLYKKGQRQMYGMSLPDGMKDNQILPEPVITPTSKALDGGHDEPLTPAEIVEKKLLTQEQWDTLSRYALALFKRGQEIAAKQGLILVDTKYEFGTDENGTIILADEIHTPDSSRYWMAETYEESFRNGARPASFDKDFVRAWVAERCDPYKDDVPEIPQELVLQTSRVYIDAYERITGQSFVPDDSGETPLARVRRNLEQFFPGV; via the coding sequence GTGCGCATTCTCGATGAAGCCGTCATTCCCGAGCTGCCGAATTACTACCGTGGCAAGGTGCGTGAAAATTACGATCTGCCCGACGGCAACCGCATTATCATATCAACCGATCGCCTCAGCGCATTCGACCGCATCCTCACATGTGTTCCTTATAAGGGGCAGGTATTGACCCAGACGGCACGCTACTGGTTCGAGCAGACGAAGGATATCTGCCCCAACCACGTGGTCAGCTATCCCGATCCGAATGTCGTCATCGGCAAGAGGCTTGAAATATTGCCGGTCGAAGTGGTGGTTCGCGGTTATCTGGCCGGCACCACCGGCACATCTATCCTCACCCTTTATAAGAAAGGCCAGAGACAGATGTACGGCATGAGCCTGCCGGACGGGATGAAGGACAACCAGATCTTGCCCGAGCCGGTGATCACGCCGACGAGCAAGGCCCTCGATGGTGGTCACGACGAGCCGTTGACGCCGGCCGAGATCGTGGAGAAGAAACTTCTGACGCAGGAGCAATGGGACACGCTTTCCCGTTACGCGCTCGCACTGTTCAAGCGCGGACAGGAGATTGCCGCAAAGCAAGGCCTCATCCTCGTCGATACGAAATACGAATTCGGCACCGATGAAAACGGCACGATCATTCTGGCCGACGAAATCCACACGCCTGACAGCAGCCGCTACTGGATGGCTGAAACCTATGAAGAGAGCTTCCGCAACGGCGCACGGCCGGCAAGCTTCGACAAGGATTTCGTGAGAGCCTGGGTTGCCGAACGCTGCGATCCCTATAAGGACGACGTTCCGGAAATTCCGCAGGAACTCGTATTGCAAACGTCAAGGGTATATATTGATGCATACGAACGCATCACCGGACAAAGCTTCGTTCCCGACGATAGCGGTGAGACGCCGCTGGCAAGAGTACGCCGGAACCTGGAGCAATTTTTCCCCGGAGTCTGA
- a CDS encoding TetR family transcriptional regulator — MSKTIEQARKGDRRNDVPVKRRPRRSAEETRRDILAKAEELFRERGFNAVAIADIAAALGMSPANVFKNFNSKNALVDAIGFEQIGAFEREIHPLDKSHAPVSRLRHLARTLMEQHHQNLNDNPYIFEMILMTAKQDMKCGDYYKSVIANLVADIIRDGVDKGIYAPADIPPLAETVLHALASVIHPVLIAREDIGNLATRCDQLVDLIEAGLRNPLAK; from the coding sequence TTGAGCAAAACGATCGAACAGGCGAGAAAGGGTGACAGGAGGAACGACGTTCCTGTCAAGCGCCGGCCTCGCCGTTCCGCCGAAGAGACGCGGCGGGACATTCTTGCCAAAGCCGAAGAACTTTTTCGCGAGCGCGGGTTCAATGCAGTGGCGATTGCCGATATCGCCGCAGCACTAGGCATGTCGCCCGCGAACGTCTTCAAGAACTTCAATTCGAAGAATGCGCTCGTCGATGCCATCGGGTTTGAGCAGATCGGTGCATTCGAGCGGGAAATCCACCCGCTCGATAAAAGTCATGCACCAGTTTCAAGGCTGCGCCATCTCGCCCGCACCCTGATGGAACAACACCATCAGAACCTCAACGACAATCCCTATATATTCGAAATGATCCTGATGACGGCCAAGCAGGACATGAAGTGCGGTGACTATTACAAATCCGTCATAGCAAACCTGGTGGCCGACATTATTCGCGATGGCGTGGATAAGGGAATTTACGCCCCCGCCGACATCCCGCCTCTGGCGGAAACCGTTCTCCACGCACTCGCGAGCGTCATCCATCCCGTCCTCATCGCACGGGAAGATATCGGCAATTTAGCAACACGTTGCGATCAACTGGTTGATTTAATCGAGGCAGGATTGCGCAATCCGCTTGCTAAGTGA
- a CDS encoding efflux RND transporter periplasmic adaptor subunit produces the protein MSRRILPLFASLCMTAVLAGCSDGGESSQTAGQGAARPPSPVSIIVMKTSEYPLTTVLPGRASAFQTAEIRPRVTGIIRDIPFKEGSEVKQGDILYQIEDNTYLAEVAQAKASVAKAEASVPSAQANLARYERLVNSGATQIEYENAKVTLLQAEADVAQAKAALETAEINLDLTKVRAPFDGITSATAFSIGNVVTANQTTALTTLRRIDPIYIDLMESSINLLRLKKAISSGQLGGDTKETGIHLTLEDGTEYKHDGKIDMSDMAVSETTGTFSIRALFDNPDDLLLPGTYVRATLTIGKETGFRIPQRAASRNANGELTAKFVTAENKVETRTFPSSQQSGNAWLVTENVKDGDKLIVDGFQWIADGATVAPVEVTIDDRGIVVLPQQAPPAAAPSK, from the coding sequence ATGAGCCGACGTATTTTACCCCTATTTGCTTCTCTGTGCATGACCGCAGTTCTCGCGGGATGCAGCGATGGCGGCGAAAGCAGCCAGACCGCCGGCCAGGGCGCCGCGCGTCCCCCGTCTCCGGTCAGCATCATTGTGATGAAGACGAGCGAATATCCCCTGACCACCGTTCTTCCCGGCCGCGCAAGCGCGTTCCAGACGGCGGAAATCCGCCCGCGCGTCACCGGCATCATCCGCGACATTCCCTTCAAGGAAGGCAGCGAGGTCAAGCAGGGTGACATTCTCTACCAGATTGAAGACAACACCTATCTGGCAGAAGTGGCACAGGCCAAGGCAAGTGTGGCGAAAGCCGAAGCAAGCGTTCCGAGCGCCCAGGCGAACCTTGCCCGCTACGAGCGGCTGGTCAACAGCGGCGCAACGCAGATCGAATATGAAAACGCCAAGGTGACGCTGCTTCAGGCCGAAGCCGACGTGGCCCAGGCCAAGGCTGCGCTGGAAACGGCTGAGATCAATCTCGATCTCACCAAGGTCCGCGCGCCTTTCGATGGCATCACCAGCGCTACCGCTTTCAGCATCGGCAACGTGGTGACGGCAAACCAGACGACGGCTTTGACGACGCTGCGCCGCATCGATCCGATCTACATCGATCTGATGGAATCCAGCATCAATCTTCTGCGTCTGAAAAAGGCGATCTCGTCGGGCCAGCTCGGCGGCGATACCAAGGAAACCGGCATTCACCTGACGCTGGAAGACGGCACCGAATACAAGCATGACGGCAAGATCGACATGTCGGACATGGCGGTGAGCGAAACCACGGGCACCTTCTCCATCCGTGCTCTCTTCGATAACCCGGACGATCTTCTGCTTCCCGGCACCTATGTTCGCGCAACGCTGACCATCGGTAAGGAAACGGGTTTCCGCATCCCGCAGCGCGCAGCGAGCCGGAACGCCAATGGCGAACTGACCGCAAAATTTGTCACCGCGGAAAACAAGGTGGAAACGCGCACCTTCCCATCCAGCCAGCAGTCGGGCAATGCCTGGCTGGTGACGGAAAACGTCAAGGATGGCGACAAGCTCATCGTTGACGGCTTCCAGTGGATTGCCGACGGCGCGACGGTCGCGCCCGTGGAAGTGACCATCGACGATCGCGGTATCGTCGTTCTGCCGCAGCAAGCTCCGCCTGCCGCCGCCCCCTCGAAATAA